One genomic region from Accipiter gentilis chromosome Z, bAccGen1.1, whole genome shotgun sequence encodes:
- the RIC1 gene encoding guanine nucleotide exchange factor subunit RIC1 isoform X3 yields MYFLSGWPKRLLCPLESQEQPLHIQTDPQRAFFAVLSPSQLSIWYCRPSVLIVSYKELSKAASQFGPYKQAEWRPDSTMIAVSTANGYILFFEIPSARDKYLYEPVYPKGSPHLKGTPHYKEEQCAPSLNLEMKKVLDLQASITSLQSMLEDLLVATADGFLHLVHWDGMTNGRKAINLCTVPFSVDLQSSRAGSFLGFEDVYIRDMEYCATLDGFAVVFNDGRVGFITPMSSRFTAELHGVWAQDVIDGTCVAVNNKYRLMAFGCANGSVQVYTIDTTTGAMQFSHKLELTPKQYPDIWNKTGPVKLIKWSPDSCVVMVTWECGGLSLWSVFGAQLICTLGGDFAYQSDGAKKDPLKISSMTWGSEGYHLWVIDGNSSSNVKPERNVNNEACQFGILQFHFIKSALTVNPCMSNQEQVLLQGEDRLYLNCGDATQAQSPRNTSAHSEHKPTRERGPFSDGSLDSQGLSTLLGHRHWHVVQIHSTYLESNWPIRFSAIDKLGQNVAVVGKFGFAHYSLLTKKWKLFGNITQEQNMMVTGGLAWWNDFIVLACYNLNDHQEELRIYLRTSNLDNAFAHITKVQADTLLLSVFRDIVILFRADCSICLYSIERRPEGLNPTASIQVLQEVSMSRYIPHPFLVVSVTLTSVRTETGITLKMPQQACEAESIMLNLAGQLIMLQRDRSGPQIRDKDNNPNQRKHLPFCAPVVLAQSVENVWTTCRINKQKRHLLEALWLSCGGAGMKVWLPLFPRDHRKPHSFLSRRIMLPFHINIYPLAVLFEDALVLGAVNDTVLYDCLYPQTSAREHLEVLFPFSIVERTSQIYLHHILRQLLVRNLGEQALLLAHSCATLPYFPHVLELMLHEVLEEEATSREPIPDPLLPTVAKFITEFPLFLQTVVHCARKTEYALWNYLFAAVGNPKDLFEECLMAQDLDTAASYLIILQNMEVPAVSRQHATLLFNTALEQGKWDLCRHMIRFLKAIGSGETETPPATPTTQEPSSSSGFEFFRHRSISLSQSAENLHSKFNLTKTLSMPSGPSGKRWSKDSDCAENMYIDMMLWRHARRLLEEIKLKDLGCFAAQLGFELIGWLCKERARAARVEDFVFALKKLHKDFLWPFPVMPASSINSPFKNGKYKTAVGEQLLKSQSADTFVNMEMDTGVSNTPRSRSWLGAISSSQREIDTVSSHGPHMQDAFLSPLLSKGDECSIGSATDLTETSSMVDGDWTMVDENFSSLSLTQSELEHLSLELASKGPHKSQVQLRYLLHIFMEAGCLDWCIVIGLILRESSVINQVFSIMQSSDIDREICQNIKTGLYAVDKWASTDCPGYKPFLNIIKPQIQKLSEIAEEQVQPEAFQPVNPSKVTEQVNPRAEESRTSSSHGANPQSDAGNSNASRHEEDKSKIEDEDSFQEGSYDCIVS; encoded by the exons agGAAGCCCACATCTGAAGGGAACCCCACATTATAAGGAAGAACAATGTGCTCCTTCATTAAATCTAGAAATGAAGAAAGTGCTGGACTTGCAAGCCTCTATCACAAG TTTGCAGTCCATGTTAGAGGATCTACTTGTTGCTACTGCTGATGGATTTCTCCATCTCGTTCACTGGGATGGTATGACCAATGGAAGGAAGGCCATCAACCTATGTACAGTTCCATTTTCTGTGGACCTGCAGTCTTCTCGAG CAGGTTCATTTTTGGGCTTTGAAGATGTTTACATCAGAGATATGGAATACTGTGCCACGCTTgatggttttgctgttgtttttaatgaTGGCAGAGTTGGTTTCATTACACCAATGTCAAGTAGATTCACCGCTGAG CTCCATGGTGTTTGGGCACAAGATGTGATTGACGGAACTTGTGTGGCAGTAAATAACAAATACAGGCTAATGGCATTTGGATGTGCCAA CGGCTCTGTGCAGGTTTATACAATAGATACCACCACTGGTGCCATGCAGTTTTCTCATAAATTGGAGCTGACACCAAAACAATATCCTG atattTGGAATAAAACAGGACCTGTTAAACTAATCAAATGGTCACCTGATAGCTGTGTTGTGATGGTGACCTGGGAATGTGGAGGCTTGTCCTTATGGAGTGTTTTTGGTGCTCAGCTTATCTGTACTTTAGGAGGTGATTTTGC GTATCAGTCTGATGGTGCCAAAAAGGACCCTCTAAAGATCAGTTCTATG ACCTGGGGATCAGAAGGATATCATCTGTGGGTTATTGATGGGAATTCTTCTTCAAACGTGAAGCCTGAAAGAAATGTCAATAATGAAGCTTGCCAATTTGGTATTCTGCAGTTTCATTTCATCAAGAGTGCACTCACTGTTAATCCTTGTATG AGTAACCAGGAACAAGTCCTCCTTCAAGGAGAAGATCGCTTGTATTTGAACTGTGGAGATGCAACACAGGCTCAGAGTCCCAGAAATACTTCAGCACACTCTGAACATAAGCCTACCAGGGAAAGAGGCCCTTTTTCAGATGGCAGTTTAGATTCTCAGGGTTTAAGCACTTTACTAGGACACAGACATTGGCATGTTGTACAG attcataGTACGTATCTAGAGAGCAACTGGCCTATAAGG tTTTCAGCTATTGACAAGCTTGGACAGAATGTAGCTGTTGTTGGCAAGTTTGGTTTTGCACATTATTCTTTACTTACCAAaaaatggaagctgtttggaaacATTACCCAG GAGCAAAATATGATGGTAACAGGTGGCTTAGCATGGTGGAATGACTTCATTGTTCTTGCATGTTATAATTTAAATGATCATCAGGAAGAG CTGAGAATCTACCTGCGAACATCTAATCTTGACAATGCATTTGCACACATCACCAAAGTGCAAGCAGACACGTTACTACTGAGTGTCTTCCGGGACATTGTAATACTCTTCAGAGCAGATTGTTCCATTTGCCTATATAGTATTGAGAGAAGGCCTGAGGG TCTTAACCCTACTGCCAGTATCCAAGTTCTTCAAGAAGTGTCCATGTCTCGGTACATTCCTCATCCTTTTCTTGTAGTGTCTGTTACATTGACATCAGTGAGGACAGAGACTGGCATCACCTTGAAGATGCCTCAGCAG GCTTGTGAAGCTGAAAGTATTATGCTAAACTTAGCAGGACAACTCATCATGTTGCAAAGGGATCGATCTGGACCCCAGATCCGAGATAAGGATAATAATCCTAATCAAAGGAAGCAT CTGCCTTTTTGTGCTCCAGTTGTCCTAGCCCAGTCTGTTGAAAATGTATGGACTACTTGCAGGATCAACAAACAGAAACGCCACTTACTGGAGGCTCTGTGGCTCAGCTGTGGTGGGGCAGGTATGAAAGTCTGGCTTCCCCTGTTTCCCAGAGATCATCGAAAACCACACTCCTTTCTGTCAAGACGGATCATGCTGCCTTTCCACATCAACATATACCCGTTGGCTGTTTTGTTTGAAGATGCCTTGGTTCTTGGTGCTGTTAATGACACTGTGCTCTATGACTGTTTATATCCTCAAACCAGTGCTAGAGAACACTTAGAggttctctttcctttctccattgTTGAGAGAACCTCTCAGATCTACCTCCATCACATTTTACGCCAGCTCTTGGTTAGGAACCTCGGTGAACAAGCCTTGCTTTTGGCCCACTCTTGTGCCACATTACCATACTTTCCTCACGTACTAGAACTGATGCTTCATGAAGTGCTGGAAGAAGAAGCTACCTCGCGGGAACCCATTCCCGACCCTCTGCTTCCCACTGTGGCGAAGTTTATTACAGAGTTCCCCCTCTTCCTGCAGACAGTTGTTCATTGTGCTAGGAAGACAGAATATGCCCTGTGGAATTacctttttgctgctgttggaaaCCCGAAGGACTTATTTGAAGAGTGCTTAATGGCCCAGGACTTGGACACAGCTGCCTCTTATCTTATTATCCTACAG AATATGGAAGTTCCAGCAGTTAGCAGACAACATGCTACTCTCCTATTTAATACTGCCTTAGAGCAGGGAAAGTGGGATCTTTGTCGTCATATGATCAGATTTCTGAAAGCCATTGGCTCTGGAGAAACAGAGACACCTCCAGCTACACCAACAACTCAG gAACCTAGTTCAAGTAGTGGCTTTGAGTTCTTCAGACATCGCAGCATTAGTTTATCCCAATCAGCAGAGAATCTCCATAGCAAATTTAATTTGACAAAAACACTGAGTATGCCCTCTGGCCCATCTGGAAAAAG GTGGAGTAAAGACAGCGACTGTGCCGAGAACATGTACATTGACATGATGCTCTGGCGACATGCTCGGCGTCTGCTAGAAGAAATCAAGCTGAAAGACCTCGGCTGCTTTGCTGCACAGTTAGGCTTTGAGCTGATTGGTTGGCTGTGCAAGGAGCGAGCCAGAGCTGCCCGCGTGGAGgattttgtgtttgctttgaaAAAGCTACACAAGGATTTCCTCTGGCCATTTCCAGTCATGCCGGCTTCATCCATTAATTCACCTTTCAAGAATGGAAAGTACAAGACAG CTGTAGGGGAGCAGTTGCTAAAATCTCAGTCAGCAGACACCTTCGTAAACATGGAAATGGACACAGGGGTTTCAAACACACCTCGGAGTCGCAGCTGGCTTGGCGCTATCAGCTCCTCTCAGAGAGAGATTGACACTGTTTCATCCCATGGACCACACATGCAAGatgcatttctttctcctttgctaaGTAAAG GTGACGAATGCAGCATCGGTTCAGCAACAGACCTGACTGAAACAAGTTCTATGGTGGATGGTGACTGGACCATGGTGGATGAAAACTTCTCCAGTCTAAGTTTAACTCAGTCAGAGCTTGAACATCTCTCTTTAGAACTGGCTAGTAAAGGGCCACACAAGTCACAGGTCCAGCTGCG GTACTTGCTACATATCTTCATGGAAGCAGGATGTCTGGATTGGTGTATTGTCATAGGCCTTATCCTCAGAGAATCTTCAGTAATCAACCAGGTTTTCAGTATAATGCAATCCTCTGATATTGAtagagaaatctgtcagaacATCAAGACTGGCCTATATGCTGTTGACAAATGGGCTTCTACAGATTG CCCTGGGTACAAGCCATTTCTAAATATCATCAAACCACAGATCCAGAAACTAAGTGAAATAGCAGAAGAGCAAGTACAGCCTGAAGCTTTTCAGCCAGTGAATCCTTCTAAGGTTACTGAACAAGTGAACCCCAGAGCTGAGGAAAGCAGGACTTCATCTAGCCATGGTGCTAATCCTCAGAGTGATGCTGGCAACAGCAATGCAAGCAGGCATGAAGAGGACAAGTCTAAGATAGAGGATGAGGATTCATTCCAAGAAGGCAGTTATGACTGTATTGTGTCTTAA
- the RIC1 gene encoding guanine nucleotide exchange factor subunit RIC1 isoform X1, translated as MYFLSGWPKRLLCPLESQEQPLHIQTDPQRAFFAVLSPSQLSIWYCRPSVLIVSYKELSKAASQFGPYKQAEWRPDSTMIAVSTANGYILFFEIPSARDKYLYEPVYPKGSPHLKGTPHYKEEQCAPSLNLEMKKVLDLQASITSLQSMLEDLLVATADGFLHLVHWDGMTNGRKAINLCTVPFSVDLQSSRAGSFLGFEDVYIRDMEYCATLDGFAVVFNDGRVGFITPMSSRFTAEQLHGVWAQDVIDGTCVAVNNKYRLMAFGCANGSVQVYTIDTTTGAMQFSHKLELTPKQYPDIWNKTGPVKLIKWSPDSCVVMVTWECGGLSLWSVFGAQLICTLGGDFAYQSDGAKKDPLKISSMTWGSEGYHLWVIDGNSSSNVKPERNVNNEACQFGILQFHFIKSALTVNPCMSNQEQVLLQGEDRLYLNCGDATQAQSPRNTSAHSEHKPTRERGPFSDGSLDSQGLSTLLGHRHWHVVQIHSTYLESNWPIRFSAIDKLGQNVAVVGKFGFAHYSLLTKKWKLFGNITQEQNMMVTGGLAWWNDFIVLACYNLNDHQEELRIYLRTSNLDNAFAHITKVQADTLLLSVFRDIVILFRADCSICLYSIERRPEGLNPTASIQVLQEVSMSRYIPHPFLVVSVTLTSVRTETGITLKMPQQACEAESIMLNLAGQLIMLQRDRSGPQIRDKDNNPNQRKHLPFCAPVVLAQSVENVWTTCRINKQKRHLLEALWLSCGGAGMKVWLPLFPRDHRKPHSFLSRRIMLPFHINIYPLAVLFEDALVLGAVNDTVLYDCLYPQTSAREHLEVLFPFSIVERTSQIYLHHILRQLLVRNLGEQALLLAHSCATLPYFPHVLELMLHEVLEEEATSREPIPDPLLPTVAKFITEFPLFLQTVVHCARKTEYALWNYLFAAVGNPKDLFEECLMAQDLDTAASYLIILQNMEVPAVSRQHATLLFNTALEQGKWDLCRHMIRFLKAIGSGETETPPATPTTQEPSSSSGFEFFRHRSISLSQSAENLHSKFNLTKTLSMPSGPSGKRWSKDSDCAENMYIDMMLWRHARRLLEEIKLKDLGCFAAQLGFELIGWLCKERARAARVEDFVFALKKLHKDFLWPFPVMPASSINSPFKNGKYKTAVGEQLLKSQSADTFVNMEMDTGVSNTPRSRSWLGAISSSQREIDTVSSHGPHMQDAFLSPLLSKGDECSIGSATDLTETSSMVDGDWTMVDENFSSLSLTQSELEHLSLELASKGPHKSQVQLRYLLHIFMEAGCLDWCIVIGLILRESSVINQVFSIMQSSDIDREICQNIKTGLYAVDKWASTDCPGYKPFLNIIKPQIQKLSEIAEEQVQPEAFQPVNPSKVTEQVNPRAEESRTSSSHGANPQSDAGNSNASRHEEDKSKIEDEDSFQEGSYDCIVS; from the exons agGAAGCCCACATCTGAAGGGAACCCCACATTATAAGGAAGAACAATGTGCTCCTTCATTAAATCTAGAAATGAAGAAAGTGCTGGACTTGCAAGCCTCTATCACAAG TTTGCAGTCCATGTTAGAGGATCTACTTGTTGCTACTGCTGATGGATTTCTCCATCTCGTTCACTGGGATGGTATGACCAATGGAAGGAAGGCCATCAACCTATGTACAGTTCCATTTTCTGTGGACCTGCAGTCTTCTCGAG CAGGTTCATTTTTGGGCTTTGAAGATGTTTACATCAGAGATATGGAATACTGTGCCACGCTTgatggttttgctgttgtttttaatgaTGGCAGAGTTGGTTTCATTACACCAATGTCAAGTAGATTCACCGCTGAG CAGCTCCATGGTGTTTGGGCACAAGATGTGATTGACGGAACTTGTGTGGCAGTAAATAACAAATACAGGCTAATGGCATTTGGATGTGCCAA CGGCTCTGTGCAGGTTTATACAATAGATACCACCACTGGTGCCATGCAGTTTTCTCATAAATTGGAGCTGACACCAAAACAATATCCTG atattTGGAATAAAACAGGACCTGTTAAACTAATCAAATGGTCACCTGATAGCTGTGTTGTGATGGTGACCTGGGAATGTGGAGGCTTGTCCTTATGGAGTGTTTTTGGTGCTCAGCTTATCTGTACTTTAGGAGGTGATTTTGC GTATCAGTCTGATGGTGCCAAAAAGGACCCTCTAAAGATCAGTTCTATG ACCTGGGGATCAGAAGGATATCATCTGTGGGTTATTGATGGGAATTCTTCTTCAAACGTGAAGCCTGAAAGAAATGTCAATAATGAAGCTTGCCAATTTGGTATTCTGCAGTTTCATTTCATCAAGAGTGCACTCACTGTTAATCCTTGTATG AGTAACCAGGAACAAGTCCTCCTTCAAGGAGAAGATCGCTTGTATTTGAACTGTGGAGATGCAACACAGGCTCAGAGTCCCAGAAATACTTCAGCACACTCTGAACATAAGCCTACCAGGGAAAGAGGCCCTTTTTCAGATGGCAGTTTAGATTCTCAGGGTTTAAGCACTTTACTAGGACACAGACATTGGCATGTTGTACAG attcataGTACGTATCTAGAGAGCAACTGGCCTATAAGG tTTTCAGCTATTGACAAGCTTGGACAGAATGTAGCTGTTGTTGGCAAGTTTGGTTTTGCACATTATTCTTTACTTACCAAaaaatggaagctgtttggaaacATTACCCAG GAGCAAAATATGATGGTAACAGGTGGCTTAGCATGGTGGAATGACTTCATTGTTCTTGCATGTTATAATTTAAATGATCATCAGGAAGAG CTGAGAATCTACCTGCGAACATCTAATCTTGACAATGCATTTGCACACATCACCAAAGTGCAAGCAGACACGTTACTACTGAGTGTCTTCCGGGACATTGTAATACTCTTCAGAGCAGATTGTTCCATTTGCCTATATAGTATTGAGAGAAGGCCTGAGGG TCTTAACCCTACTGCCAGTATCCAAGTTCTTCAAGAAGTGTCCATGTCTCGGTACATTCCTCATCCTTTTCTTGTAGTGTCTGTTACATTGACATCAGTGAGGACAGAGACTGGCATCACCTTGAAGATGCCTCAGCAG GCTTGTGAAGCTGAAAGTATTATGCTAAACTTAGCAGGACAACTCATCATGTTGCAAAGGGATCGATCTGGACCCCAGATCCGAGATAAGGATAATAATCCTAATCAAAGGAAGCAT CTGCCTTTTTGTGCTCCAGTTGTCCTAGCCCAGTCTGTTGAAAATGTATGGACTACTTGCAGGATCAACAAACAGAAACGCCACTTACTGGAGGCTCTGTGGCTCAGCTGTGGTGGGGCAGGTATGAAAGTCTGGCTTCCCCTGTTTCCCAGAGATCATCGAAAACCACACTCCTTTCTGTCAAGACGGATCATGCTGCCTTTCCACATCAACATATACCCGTTGGCTGTTTTGTTTGAAGATGCCTTGGTTCTTGGTGCTGTTAATGACACTGTGCTCTATGACTGTTTATATCCTCAAACCAGTGCTAGAGAACACTTAGAggttctctttcctttctccattgTTGAGAGAACCTCTCAGATCTACCTCCATCACATTTTACGCCAGCTCTTGGTTAGGAACCTCGGTGAACAAGCCTTGCTTTTGGCCCACTCTTGTGCCACATTACCATACTTTCCTCACGTACTAGAACTGATGCTTCATGAAGTGCTGGAAGAAGAAGCTACCTCGCGGGAACCCATTCCCGACCCTCTGCTTCCCACTGTGGCGAAGTTTATTACAGAGTTCCCCCTCTTCCTGCAGACAGTTGTTCATTGTGCTAGGAAGACAGAATATGCCCTGTGGAATTacctttttgctgctgttggaaaCCCGAAGGACTTATTTGAAGAGTGCTTAATGGCCCAGGACTTGGACACAGCTGCCTCTTATCTTATTATCCTACAG AATATGGAAGTTCCAGCAGTTAGCAGACAACATGCTACTCTCCTATTTAATACTGCCTTAGAGCAGGGAAAGTGGGATCTTTGTCGTCATATGATCAGATTTCTGAAAGCCATTGGCTCTGGAGAAACAGAGACACCTCCAGCTACACCAACAACTCAG gAACCTAGTTCAAGTAGTGGCTTTGAGTTCTTCAGACATCGCAGCATTAGTTTATCCCAATCAGCAGAGAATCTCCATAGCAAATTTAATTTGACAAAAACACTGAGTATGCCCTCTGGCCCATCTGGAAAAAG GTGGAGTAAAGACAGCGACTGTGCCGAGAACATGTACATTGACATGATGCTCTGGCGACATGCTCGGCGTCTGCTAGAAGAAATCAAGCTGAAAGACCTCGGCTGCTTTGCTGCACAGTTAGGCTTTGAGCTGATTGGTTGGCTGTGCAAGGAGCGAGCCAGAGCTGCCCGCGTGGAGgattttgtgtttgctttgaaAAAGCTACACAAGGATTTCCTCTGGCCATTTCCAGTCATGCCGGCTTCATCCATTAATTCACCTTTCAAGAATGGAAAGTACAAGACAG CTGTAGGGGAGCAGTTGCTAAAATCTCAGTCAGCAGACACCTTCGTAAACATGGAAATGGACACAGGGGTTTCAAACACACCTCGGAGTCGCAGCTGGCTTGGCGCTATCAGCTCCTCTCAGAGAGAGATTGACACTGTTTCATCCCATGGACCACACATGCAAGatgcatttctttctcctttgctaaGTAAAG GTGACGAATGCAGCATCGGTTCAGCAACAGACCTGACTGAAACAAGTTCTATGGTGGATGGTGACTGGACCATGGTGGATGAAAACTTCTCCAGTCTAAGTTTAACTCAGTCAGAGCTTGAACATCTCTCTTTAGAACTGGCTAGTAAAGGGCCACACAAGTCACAGGTCCAGCTGCG GTACTTGCTACATATCTTCATGGAAGCAGGATGTCTGGATTGGTGTATTGTCATAGGCCTTATCCTCAGAGAATCTTCAGTAATCAACCAGGTTTTCAGTATAATGCAATCCTCTGATATTGAtagagaaatctgtcagaacATCAAGACTGGCCTATATGCTGTTGACAAATGGGCTTCTACAGATTG CCCTGGGTACAAGCCATTTCTAAATATCATCAAACCACAGATCCAGAAACTAAGTGAAATAGCAGAAGAGCAAGTACAGCCTGAAGCTTTTCAGCCAGTGAATCCTTCTAAGGTTACTGAACAAGTGAACCCCAGAGCTGAGGAAAGCAGGACTTCATCTAGCCATGGTGCTAATCCTCAGAGTGATGCTGGCAACAGCAATGCAAGCAGGCATGAAGAGGACAAGTCTAAGATAGAGGATGAGGATTCATTCCAAGAAGGCAGTTATGACTGTATTGTGTCTTAA